ctcgGACTCCAATGGCTGCAAGATCGTGCCGTGGTGCGCGCAGGGCCGCGTGCTGCGCCACGCTTCCGTGGGGTGCTTCGTGACGCACTGCGGGTGGAACTCGGCGTGCGAggcaatggcggcgggggTGCCGATGGTGTGCTACCCGTGGTGGTCGGACCAGTTCACCAACGCCAGGTTCGTCGCCGAGGAGTTCCGGGTCGGCGTCCGGCTGCAAGCGCCCGTCACGGCCCACGGGCTGGCCGCGTGCGTCGAGGCGGTGATGGGCCGTGGGCCGGATGCCGCGGCGATTAGGGacagggcggcggcgtggaaggaggaggccgcggcggctgtGGCCCATGGAGGGTCGTCGGACCAGAGCCTCAGGGCTTTTGTTGACTTCTTGCGATCGCCCGTTGGGTGATCTCGTTGCGAAGGCGGATGAACCAACGCTGGGATCGGCCAGTTCGTTGGTTTGCTACGCCTGGTTGCATAAAACTTGAGAAATTACTACTACTCAGTACTAGGCATGGATTGCAAGAAACTAGAGATTGGACGACGACTCTATGCTACTCTCTCAGTCTCTCTCCGTGTTAATATTTGCAAAATGCTTAGCTTCTCCTTATTTTCTTCACAAAGACGATCTTGGCTACCGTGGAGGTAGGATGGACTTCCAAACGTCTCGACACGAGACACGCAATGCCAAAttggtcaaaataaaaatgcgAGAGTTTAAACTTGAAGTAAACCCTGAAAACTCACGAGGAAGTTCAAAAGAAAACCTGAACTATGAAATCGGGTGTAAAATTCCACTGAACTTTGAAAATCGGCCATCCCGACTCTCCCCGGCTGATTTTGGGTGGAAAGAGTGGGCTTGACCCCTACTTGTCCTGACTGTAGATCATGATCCATTGTACTACATAGATCTGTCGTACCAATGTAGAACTAGTAAACAAGAAGATTCTTCTTGTTTAAGTTGGGTGGTGAATAATTCATCCACGCATGTATATAAGTTGGCAGTTTGAAGGTGCACAAAGAGTCGGCTGTCGCATCTATGAGCAACGAGTTTTCCACACTCACTTCGGTACGAGTGtcgaagaaaaatgaaaaaaaggatGGCCTGATGGTGAGAGATGTTGATGGCTGATTCGCTGGCAACTAAGTTGTACGGCCACGGTGTTGAGTGCTTCAGGGAAATAAAGCGACGCAACGGTGCACGAGGGAAGCTAGTGTAAATCAGTTGATGCCTTGATGGTCACTATCTATTTAGTTGGGCGTACGAGATAAGAAGAGCTGCTTGAATTTTAGTCGGTGATGTAGATTACATTTAAAGAGCAATCCAAATTAAGGTGGATCACATGCGCGCACGTACAATTCCTGGCAACAAAACCGTTTCAAAAGAAATGGACTGATGTTCATAAATTTCATGGAGTAAAATGCATCCGAAGTCCCTATTCTTTCGCGAATGTGTCAAGTAGGTCTCTAATCTTTCAAAATGCACATTTGGGTCCTGattgtttgttaagtggttcaCCCCAGGTCACTCGGCTGTATACACAGCTCTGGTCGCATGACGTGGCTGACACGTCggctttgggcccacacgtcaggcgaTGATGTGGCGTTGCCATCTTACAGAACCCCCCGCACGTTTCTCCCTCTCATTTTCACGGTCTGCTGAcgttctcctcttcttcctcggtgcTATAGAGGAGGGTCGCTCACTGACAGCCCTGGCCCACCGTTCCCTCCCCGCCCtcctttctcttcctcctgctcGTTGCCGTCGCTGCGGggtcggaggaggcggctgAGATTCACACGGCGGAGACGGTGGAGACAGGGACACCTGCGGAGGAACTGAGAGGGGGGaaacgggggggggggggagggggggttgGTTCTGTAAGATCGCAACGCCACGTCGTCGCCTGACGTGTGGACCCAAAACCAACGTGTCAGCCACGTCAAGTGGCCAGAGCTGCGCATACAACCGAGAGACCTGAGGtgaaccacttaacaaacaatCAGGACCCAAATGTGCATTTTGAAAGATTAGGAACCTACTTGACACCTTCGCGAAAGAATAAGGACATCGGTTGCATTTTACTCAATTTCACGCAGTTTCGTGAAATCCATAGCACTTGTCTGATTGTTGGCTCTAAAAAAACTTGTCTGATTGTCTCTTGATTCTAATTTCACGACAAGCAAGGTCACAAAACGAAAGTGCCGCCTAATTTGCATCGTTTGACCTGCAAAGAAAAGCGTAACGTAGCACCCAACGCAATCTACCAACGCCACAAATATGTACCCATTTGTCCATCTCAACACAAGAACCCGTATCGCTGCCAGTGGGTCCGGTGTGCCTAGTTTTATCCATCTGGGCCCACTTTTCAGCGAAAGAACTTCACTGACGACCCCATTGCTCCAACCTAATCCAAGTCTTACCTCCCGACTCCCACAGATCCCAGACGTGATTAcgcgaaggaggaggaaaaatTAGTCTAAAACCCAGGCGGAGGCTTCTACTCTAATCCTACTCCGGTACTCCCACGAGAGCTTTCCCAGGTGTCCGAAGCGGATCACCGGATCCGGGGCCCGTACCGGAACCGGAGAGAGAGATCCAGGGCCTGCCGATCCCATGGCtcccgcggcggcgtcggcgcggctCCTCGCCCTCGGCGCAGTCGCCATCCTCGCCTTCGCCGCGGGGAGCGCGGACGCCCTCCGGTCGCTCGGCGTCCGCGACGGCGCGGGGGCGGCCGCCGAGGGGGACGCGGCCGTGGACCTCAACGCCACAAACTTCGACGCCTTCCTCAAGGCCTCGCGGGAGTCGTTCGCGGTCGTTGAGTTCTTCGCCCACTGGTcagcctctccctctctgtcctcctcctcgtctgcTCGATTCGCGTTACTTTTTTTTGGTATGCTTCGGTACGCCTTCGTTCGATTCGATTCGGTTGTACTTGTAACGCTTGATCTGGAACCTGGAAATGGACGGGAATCGAGAATTCGGGTGTAGCCTGATGGCGTGAGATATGCCCCGCGGTTTCGTGCTGTTCTCGATCTGTCAGTCGAAAATCAGAAGGATTGTGTGATGTAAGGACTGCCGGTCTGATGGAGTGACGAGTGAGATAGATACGGGGGTTTCATGACCCGACGAATATACAATCAATAATGCTTCACTTGTACTTTGAGATGTCAGATGAGAGCGAGGCCGTGAGATTGATATCATTGCACTGCTTTCATCGTCCTCTGGGTGAGATGGAAGTGCAAGCATGAGGTTAGACTACATAAATGTGGACAATTGATTCACTGTAGTGTAGGATCAGCTGTCAAAGTATGAGCGTAATGTGATTACAAAAAATGATGGAAGAGCCACATTGAGATGTATGTAAGTTTATGTTTAGTTTCTGCGTCTGTTAGGTTTATGTTTGTGTTGGCAAGTTGACACTTGTGTGTACTTTCGTTTTGTTATGTGTCAAATTGCTACTGAATGGAGCatgatgattttgttgacTATGGAGATATTCCTTGCCAAGCTTATTTTGGTACATATGACCTATTGGACtattgttactccctctgatcctaaattcttgacttaaatttgcccaaatatgcatgtatctattattaaaaagcgtctagatacatgtaatatttcgacaacaatttaggatcggaggaatagTTCTAGTTAGTACTGAGTACACTTGGTGCATAACTACTTCATAGACCCGAGTCATAGAGATGTGACCTAGGAATATCTAACCTCCCCTGAGACTGAGGATTTCTCACTCAGCGAAGTTTTTGGATTCCTTTTCTTGCGACGAGTGACAGACATTGTCCACTTGTTTTTCTGTCCGTTGCGGAAAAAGCGAAGCAGTAATGCGAACTCTTAATACCTTTTGGTACTCCATTCCTTTCCTGCTTAATGTCATGTTTTTCCATCTTATTTAATTCCTGCTAACTACAATTCATATCATGACTGTTCAGGTGCCCAGCTTGCAGAAACTACAAGGTACGGAGCTTGTGATAGTAGGGTGTTATGATCTGAAAAGTGTCTCTCGTTAATCTTGATTTCTCACTTACCTGCAGCCTCATTACGAGAAGGTTGCGAAACTTTTTAATGGTCCGGATGCTGCACACCCTGGGAGAATACTGATGGCCAGGGTTGATTGTGCATCAAAGGTACGGTACTTTTAGTGAAGGGTGATAATTTCCATCAGTTTCTAGAACCTAAGAAAACTAAACACTTCAAGGCGATTTTTGTTAATTCTGTTTTAACCTTTGACTGGATTGTGAGATTACCTAGAGAAGAGTTGCTTACTTGCCATGTATCTTCGATTCATAGTTGTCCTCTTTCTTAATTCCAACCTGAAAGCTAGAAATATGGGAGATTTTTCTCATGTACTGTAATACATTAGTCCCTCATTCgatttattttaattttcataTTCTGTCCAAGAAACCCAACTGTGTGCCGAATTATGCTGCTAACCTATTAATTGTCCACGCAGTGATGTGCATTGAATTGCAGTGATGCTTTATTTCATTTGAATGTTTGACAGCACAGGTGAACGTGGATCTTTGCAGTAGATTTTCTGTCGACCATTATCCCTTCCTACTTTGGGGCCCCCCAGCAAAATTTGCTTCTGCTAAGTGGGACCGGAAGCAAGAGAAaagtgaaataaaattgattgATGATGGAAGAACAGCAGAACGTTTACTTAAGTGGATAAATAAGCAACTGGAAAGGCAAGTTCTTGTCCTGACTATTTCGCTACAGCTTGAAGTTCTGCTGCAGTGCTGATTATCATTTGTGGAAGTAGCAGCCCTTTGTACACCTATTTTGCATCTCTTTTCCCCCTGTGTTTCTGAAGTGTGTTGGTACGGGAGTTTAAGCCTAGCACTTTATTCTGTTGCCCATATGTTTTTATGTTTTGGTTCGAGAAAACCATTATAGGCAAgttatatttttattaatgCATTTCTGTTGTATGTGCAGCTCGTTCACTTTGGATGACAAAAAGTATGAGAATGAAAGTACGCTTCCAAAGAATGCTTCAGATCCTGCACAGGTACGGCTATATACTTTATTTGTCGAATGAAATGGCATGAAATCTTACTTTATGCACTAAGAGATAGGTTGTTTCAGTCCTTAAGAACCCCTGTTAGCTTACTTAAAATGTTCTATTAGGTTGTTCAAGCAATTTACGATGTTGAGGAAGCAACAGCTCATGCATTACAGATAATCCTGGAGCACAAGGTTCTATTAAATGATCAAAATTCACAGTTGATGTGATTTTTGCTGCTCATTTGCTGACTACTGCTAATGTTACTCGCAAACTGTAGATGATCAAATCAGAGACCCGTGATTCACTTGTAAggtttttacaaattttggtTGCTCATCATCCATCGAAGAGGTATGATGTGGTCTTTTGAATTTACAGTGGGGGAATGTGTAACCATTCTTAAAAAATAACTATTCTGTATTATGCATTTTTTATTCCATAGGTGTAGAAGAGGATCTGCTGAGCTACTTATTAACTTTGATGATCACTGGCCTTCAAACCTCTCACTAAGTTCGCCAGAGAGTTCTAAATTGTTGGAAAATGTTGCAGCAGAGAACCACAAGATCTGTGGAAAGGAAGTGCCACGTGGTTACTGGGTATGTCTTCTTGTACTAGGCTTGATGTCCATCTTCTGTTTCATTTGTTCTGTATCTTGGACCTCACAAATGTCCCAACGCACAAATGATGGTTTGCCAGTATTACATCTATTTTATATAGGTGCTTTTTCTGCAATAGCATGGAGATGTCCCTGATTTGGTGTTTGAGAGATCCTACCAGGAGCGAGCAATATGCTCTCTTTTCTCTTACATGCAAAAGTTGCTTTATTTagtagtatattttttcaGTCGTGTTTTACTGTAGTCTAATTTCTGACAGCATTTGTGAACAAACATACTATAGCTTGCTCTAGACATGTGATCCCCACCTTCTAGAGCCTTTTTTCATGgcccatcattttttttaacttcaAGGATACAAGgaatatattatatatatgtgcCTTCAATCCTTTTTTAGTTCAGTTGCGCTCTTCTTACTTTTgtataaaaaatgttgcagATGTTCTGCCGTGGAAGTAAAAGTGAAACAAGAGGATTTAGGTGACATCTTTTCTCCACATACATTTTGAACATTGTCTGTTTGTGCAAAGTTTCTGTGTATTCTTGGGGTTCTTTCTAATACTTTGCCAAAATCAAACTAGGCTATAGGTACAGGTTGAAATTACAGTTGTTGACAAGTTAACATCGCATCAAATTAACTCTGTTTTGTGTATCAGCTGTGGTCTATGGGTTTTGCTGCATTCACTGACTGTCCGAATCGGTGATGGAGAAAGCCAATCAACCTTTACATCAATATGTGATTTCATACACAATTTCTTCATCTGTGAGGAATGCAGTAGGCACTTCTATGAAATGTGTTCAAGGTCGGCAAAACACAATTTGTGTTAGATTGTTGCTTAAAAAATCTACTGCATGCCTGACTGTAGCCTTTACCTGCAGCGTATCAGTTCCCTTCAAGTCTGCCCGTGATCTCAGTCTCTGGCTATGGAGTACACATAACAAAGTTAATGCGAGGTTGATGAAAGAAGAACATGATTTAGGAACTGGCGATCCATCATTTCCTAAGGTCATCTGGCCTCCAAAGCCACTCTGCCCGTCTTGCTATCGTTCTTCTAGCAAGACTGGTGATGGAGCTGTGCAGGTTGACTGGAACGAAGATGAAATATTTCCGTTCTTGGTTAACTACTATGGGAAAACACTCGTGTCATCCTACAAAGAGACCTACATGGAGTCTCTTCAAGAGAAGAAGCAAGTAGGGCTAGTTTCTGACGATTCCCCCTCCTTGAGTGCTGCAAGGGTCCCAATAGGAGCTGCCCTGGGCGTTGCCATTGCCAGCTGTACATTTGGGGCGCTGGCTTGCTTCTGGAGAGCTCAGCAGAAGAACAGAAAGTACTCGTACCGTTTACACTCTTTAAAGAAAATATGATTAGCACATTTTAGGTTGGTAGGGTATCATTCTTGCTGCACGTGTACATGGAATCAATATCATAGAGAAGTGATTAGGTTCTATTTGTGGATTTTTACAGGCAAAGAAAGAACTGGAACTGAAAAATAGCCTTCCAGTTGCCCACCCTGCACTTCACcagaggtggcatccatgaaTGTATATTTCCTGGACTGCTTAAAATCTTGGTAAGTACTCCAAAGAGAGTGCGCAAAATCTGTTGTCCGGGCCATCATTTACAGATGGACAACTTACAGAAGAATGATGCTAACTCACATGATTGTTTCGTGCAGTGATGTGAATCTTGTTGCACCTTGTCATAGGTTCAAAGTGTAGCTCTGTTTACCGTACAGTAATTGTGATCTGATTCGTTGATATGGATGAGATGTTACAGCCCATTTGATCAgtgaaattttgaattcagTGCATAACCAAATGTTCTATATCTATGTGTCCCAAATACAGTGAGCCAAAAGGCTAAATGTACTTTGCATTCAGGATTTTCGAATTGCTGGTGATGGATGCATTTTTCTTTGCATCAAATATAAATTTCACAAATATTGATCCGTTATGTACAGGATGCTCACTCCATGTTCATTGCTTCTGAATCTAGTGTCTATGAATGTACATTTGCACGTCATTTTTCTATGTACGAAAGGTTCCGAAGATTAGATAACACCGTAACAACAGACCGCATCATCTTCCGTATGTTTGGAAATATGCATGTGACATCACCTCTGAAGCTCAAAACATCATGCAGAGGCTGTTTTAATTGCTGATCATAAAATGAACTTTCTGCGGTGCAAAGGTATAAACCAAGACGTGGGGGAACTAGAAATAAGGATGATCCCTCCAAGCCTCGTTGATCAGTATCTACTGGATGCGGATGACaacgagctgctgctgcgccggcggcggcggagttgGAGTCGGCACCGGCGGCTGTCTGCTCCCAGCTCCTCCAACAGGTTCTGAGATCTCACCACGCACAACCTGCGCAGCCGGGCTGCACGTCAGTATAACTATATAACTCACGAAACATCCAGCCTTGTGATCTCAAGTGTTCCACAAACCTGCATTTGGTTCCGCCGGTGAAGCAGTTCGGTCACCGAGACCAAGATGATGTACACCGGTATCACAATTCCAGCCGTCCTAAGCATCAGCAGCTGGttcacaaacaaaaaaaagaaattcacCCAGGTTTCAAATGCATCTAGGCTAGGAAAAAAGTGCGATTCATTTCCAAATTTTACAGAGTCTTTTACCGTGATGAGCGCGACGGTGTAGGCTTCGTGATCGCCGAGAAAAACTGAGATGGCGTCATGGAGCACCAGGAGAAGCATCAGCTGCGGATGGAACAATATTAATACTGAAGGTGTTATTTTCGCAGTTTGCTGGACGAGAGACGGAGCTCGGTAGTTTTTCTTCGCTTGCACTTACAGTTATAGCGATTATGCGACAACATATGACACCTTTTTTGATGGAGGAGCTTTGGTGATCATATTCGTAGCTCGTGGATGCCTCTGCTTGGATGTATCCTGGTGTTCTGCCGATGAGAAGAGCATTATTAGCCCATTAGCGATCCATGCATATCTGAACGACTGAACGTATCCATGAAACACAGGAGATGGGTGATAACTACCAGAATGTACCTGAAGAAAATCGAGTTTCTTCCATGATGGAACAGCTTCGAAGGAACCGTGTAGTTTGGTGTGAATTGCTGTTTTTACAGTAAATATGCAAACTATAAATCAGGTCGAGAACGACATAGCTGAGTTGAGATTGTTAGTATTCATTAGTACTATTTGACCAGGCAAAATTTCACCTGCAAGCATATCTCACATATGGTGTCCCCCTTCTCATCACACCACCTCTGAACGCATTTCCGATGAGCATACTGGaatgaaaaagaaacacaTAGATTCAATTCAACCACTGCTCCAGAAAAGATATGAAAGATGTTCAGAAACAGTGAAGGATCTCTGTCATGCTAACTAAGTTTCACCTTCAAGCTGCCCTTGCAGGAGCAAGGGGCCTCCATGCTGGTTTCATCACCCTCCTCTTGGCAGATCCTGCATTCCACCAAGACGCCACTCCTTGGCCTCACACCTTGTTCCACGGTCTCCTCATCACACATAGACGCCGTGAaagtcgccggagaagaagaagaagaagaagaagaagaagaaggtgtgGTGGAGGCCTCGTTGATGGCGGATTGAACCGTCGACGCCGTGAGCAGCCGCCCGGCCATCACCGCAAAGTGGTCCGCCATCATCATGAGATCAAAATAAAATCGTCGACGCACGAATGCCAAGGCAGACGTAGGAGATGGCTCATCAATTAATCATCACCTGCAAAGCTGAGCACTGGAACCATATGGCACGAAATGGATAGGGAATGGCAGAGGCTAAGTAAGGTTAAGATAGGGAAGGGCAGGAAGCTAtctgaaggaggaggcggctgcAAGATGAGGATTTGGGCATCTGGAAGAAAATAAGGGTGGTTTGGAGAAGCAAGAGATGGAGTAGGCGCCGTTGCTGTTGCCTGGCTGGCCGGcctttgctttgcttctgCTCTGTGAACATCTTATTCCTGTTTGCTTTCTTGTCCATGCACAAAGAGACCAAAAACATCGGGGGAAAAGTC
The Brachypodium distachyon strain Bd21 chromosome 2, Brachypodium_distachyon_v3.0, whole genome shotgun sequence genome window above contains:
- the LOC100836143 gene encoding sulfhydryl oxidase 1 isoform X2, whose translation is MAPAAASARLLALGAVAILAFAAGSADALRSLGVRDGAGAAAEGDAAVDLNATNFDAFLKASRESFAVVEFFAHWCPACRNYKPHYEKVAKLFNGPDAAHPGRILMARVDCASKVNVDLCSRFSVDHYPFLLWGPPAKFASAKWDRKQEKSEIKLIDDGRTAERLLKWINKQLESSFTLDDKKYENESTLPKNASDPAQVVQAIYDVEEATAHALQIILEHKMIKSETRDSLVRFLQILVAHHPSKRCRRGSAELLINFDDHWPSNLSLSSPESSKLLENVAAENHKICGKEVPRGYWMFCRGSKSETRGFSCGLWVLLHSLTVRIGDGESQSTFTSICDFIHNFFICEECSRHFYEMCSSVSVPFKSARDLSLWLWSTHNKVNARLMKEEHDLGTGDPSFPKVIWPPKPLCPSCYRSSSKTGDGAVQVDWNEDEIFPFLVNYYGKTLVSSYKETYMESLQEKKQVGLVSDDSPSLSAARVPIGAALGVAIASCTFGALACFWRAQQKNRKQRKNWN
- the LOC100836143 gene encoding sulfhydryl oxidase 1 isoform X1; the encoded protein is MAPAAASARLLALGAVAILAFAAGSADALRSLGVRDGAGAAAEGDAAVDLNATNFDAFLKASRESFAVVEFFAHWCPACRNYKPHYEKVAKLFNGPDAAHPGRILMARVDCASKVNVDLCSRFSVDHYPFLLWGPPAKFASAKWDRKQEKSEIKLIDDGRTAERLLKWINKQLESSFTLDDKKYENESTLPKNASDPAQVVQAIYDVEEATAHALQIILEHKMIKSETRDSLVRFLQILVAHHPSKRCRRGSAELLINFDDHWPSNLSLSSPESSKLLENVAAENHKICGKEVPRGYWMFCRGSKSETRGFSCGLWVLLHSLTVRIGDGESQSTFTSICDFIHNFFICEECSRHFYEMCSSVSVPFKSARDLSLWLWSTHNKVNARLMKEEHDLGTGDPSFPKVIWPPKPLCPSCYRSSSKTGDGAVQVDWNEDEIFPFLVNYYGKTLVSSYKETYMESLQEKKQVGLVSDDSPSLSAARVPIGAALGVAIASCTFGALACFWRAQQKNRKYSYRLHSLKKI
- the LOC100846193 gene encoding uncharacterized protein LOC100846193, with protein sequence MMMADHFAVMAGRLLTASTVQSAINEASTTPSSSSSSSSSSPATFTASMCDEETVEQGVRPRSGVLVECRICQEEGDETSMEAPCSCKGSLKYAHRKCVQRWCDEKGDTICEICLQQFTPNYTVPSKLFHHGRNSIFFRTPGYIQAEASTSYEYDHQSSSIKKGVICCRIIAITLMLLLVLHDAISVFLGDHEAYTVALITLLMLRTAGIVIPVYIILVSVTELLHRRNQMQVVRGEISEPVGGAGSRQPPVPTPTPPPPAQQQLVVIRIQ